The Halomonas sp. KG2 genome segment CAGTCTCCAAATGGGCCGGGGATCAAGCGCCCTTCTCCAATGACCCCACTCTGTAGGCGCTCCATCCACTCACGAGAGATCGCCGAGGGGGAGCTCGGTGGTTTTCTTGACTTGTTCCATTGAGAAGCACGATGTGACATTACTGAGCTCTATTTTCGCAATCAGCCTTTTATAAAAGGCGTCATAAGATTGGTTATTACGCGTAATGACCTTGAGTAAGTAGTCGTATTCACCTGCGAGACGATTAACTTCTACGATCTCAGGAAAGTTTTTAACCGTTTCCTGAAATGTATCAAGCCAAGCTTGGTTGTGTTTATCCGTTTTAACCATCACAAACACAGTAAGACTAAGATCCAATTTCTCAGGGTTCAGTACGGCAATTCTTTTTTCTATAATTCCGTCTTTTTCCAGCTTTTGTATTCGCCGCCAACACGGCGTAACAGAGAGACCAACCCCTTCTGCAAGCTGTGCAATAGAAAGACTATCATCGCGCTGAAGCTGTTCAAGAATTTTCAAATCAAAACGATCAATAAGCAATTTATTTCCCCCACAAACATTTATAAGGAATTTTATTCTTTATAACCTTTGATCGATACGGTCAAGGGAAATAATTTTTCACCTCCAACTCTGTTGATTTCAACTAAGCATCTACTCCGGCTAAAAGGACATCCCAAAACGGTGCAAAAAAATATGCTGCACCACAAAGAACAATACATAAAAGATTAAAATCGAAACCACTATGGTGTTAAAAGCATGGGGTTAAAAGCATGGCGTTAAAAGCACACAATTGATTAAAACTCTTTGATCGATCATGAATATATACGCCCTTGAACACGCACTCTTGAACATATCGCCCTATGAAGCACACTTTCTGCGCCGACCTCAGCCGTGAACAGAATGACCCA includes the following:
- a CDS encoding Lrp/AsnC family transcriptional regulator, which codes for MLIDRFDLKILEQLQRDDSLSIAQLAEGVGLSVTPCWRRIQKLEKDGIIEKRIAVLNPEKLDLSLTVFVMVKTDKHNQAWLDTFQETVKNFPEIVEVNRLAGEYDYLLKVITRNNQSYDAFYKRLIAKIELSNVTSCFSMEQVKKTTELPLGDLS